A single window of Labeo rohita strain BAU-BD-2019 chromosome 4, IGBB_LRoh.1.0, whole genome shotgun sequence DNA harbors:
- the kcnj8 gene encoding ATP-sensitive inward rectifier potassium channel 8: MLPRKSIIPEEFAFSPALVSPIPRKPVFRDRVNKARFIAKNGACNLSHKNIREQGRFLQDVVTTLVDLKWRFTMVIFSMTFLCSWLLFAMFWWLVAFAHGDLDYNRKSGVEQCVTHVKSFTSAFLFSIEVQVTIGFGTRMITEQCPTAIAVLILQNIIGLIINAVMLGCIFMKTAQSHRRAETLIFSRHAVIAVRNNRLCFMIRVGDLRKSMIINAVVRLQVVRKTTTPEGEVIPIHQIDVQTESAVAGNSIFLLAPLVISHVIDKDSPLYDLSAMELQCSDLEVIVILEGVVETTGISTQARTSYVTEEIQWGHRFVPIVTEEEGVYSVDYSKFGNTVKVATPRCSARELDEKPSILIQTLQKSELSHQNSLRKRNSMRRNNSMRKSNSMRRNNSALSVPKVQFLTPEGGPNLAVT, from the exons ATGCTGCCGCGTAAGAGCATCATTCCCGAAGAGTTCGCGTTCTCCCCGGCGCTTGTGTCGCCGATTCCCCGCAAGCCGGTGTTCAGGGACCGGGTGAACAAGGCGCGCTTCATCGCCAAGAATGGCGCATGTAACTTGTCGCACAAGAACATTCGCGAGCAGGGCAGATTCCTGCAGGACGTGGTCACTACTTTAGTGGATCTTAAATGGCGTTTCACCATGGTGATTTTCTCCATGACGTTCCTGTGCAGCTGGCTGCTGTTCGCTATGTTCTGGTGGCTGGTGGCCTTTGCGCACGGGGATCTGGACTATAACCGTAAATCTGGTGTAGAGCAGTGTGTCACTCATGTCAA ATCTTTCACCTCTGCCTTCCTCTTCTCCATTGAGGTGCAGGTGACTATAGGATTTGGAACGCGTATGATAACAGAGCAGTGCCCCACAGCCATCGCGGTGCTCATACTGCAGAACATCATTGGCCTGATAATTAACGCGGTCATGCTGGGCTGCATCTTCATGAAGACTGCCCAGTCCCACCGGCGCGCCGAGACCCTCATCTTCAGCCGCCATGCTGTCATCGCAGTGCGCAACAACCGCCTGTGCTTTATGATCCGGGTGGGTGATCTGCGCAAAAGCATGATCATCAACGCGGTCGTGCGCCTCCAAGTGGTCCGGAAGACCACTACACCAGAGGGCGAAGTCATACCCATCCACCAGATCGACGTCCAGACAGAAAGCGCAGTTGCTGGCAACAGCATCTTCCTGTTGGCTCCCCTAGTTATAAGTCATGTCATTGATAAGGACAGTCCTCTATACGATCTCTCTGCGATGGAGCTGCAGTGTAGCGATCTTGAGGTCATCGTGATCTTGGAAGGTGTGGTGGAGACCACAGGCATCTCCACTCAGGCGCGCACCTCGTACGTGACTGAGGAGATTCAGTGGGGCCACCGATTCGTGCCTATAGTGACTGAGGAAGAGGGTGTGTACTCGGTGGACTACTCAAAGTTTGGGAACACGGTCAAGGTGGCCACTCCGCGCTGCAGCGCCCGCGAGCTGGACGAGAAGCCCTCCATCCTGATCCAAACGCTCCAGAAGAGTGAACTGTCGCACCAGAACTCTTTGCGCAAGAGGAACTCCATGCGCCGGAACAACTCCATGCGTAAGAGCAACTCCATGCGGCGCAACAATTCTGCCCTTTCAGTGCCCAAAGTGCAGTTCCTCACCCCTGAGGGCGGACCAAATCTAGCAGTCACATGA